Proteins encoded together in one Luteimonas fraxinea window:
- the creD gene encoding cell envelope integrity protein CreD yields MRLMLKILIIAGLSLAILIPLVLIRVVIQDREQHRAAAVARIASSEAGAQTLSAPVLVVPYTERVEVEQTDDQGRSTGRVWRDRTGAWTFFPKTMEMTGTMSPYLRQLGLHDVRMYALGGQLSADFDVRIPEDAEGVPPRKIGTPWIGYTVADVRGLRGTPQLRVDGAGIALHQGAGGDGGTGVHGLLTRPALAGAPLRLRTVLDFELTGAETLAVVPLADENRVTLDSAWPHPQFNGRFLPRAREVGNNGFHAEWAVSSLASDAQLQYRNGTRADADTASLLRGHGDAGVDVLGISLVDPVDAYTRADRASKYGIVFVLLTFTAFFMFEMLRGLRIHPIQYGLVGLALAIFFLLLLGLSEHIAFDWAYLAASGACIGLIGVYLSAVLRSRVRGLGFAAGLGLLYAALYGLLVSEDNALVLGAGLLFAILAAIMLVTRRVDWYQIAATPTATPPPLPPR; encoded by the coding sequence ATGCGACTCATGCTGAAAATCCTGATCATCGCCGGGCTGAGCCTGGCGATCCTGATACCGCTGGTGCTGATTCGCGTCGTGATCCAGGACCGCGAACAGCACCGCGCCGCCGCGGTCGCGCGTATCGCGTCTAGCGAGGCGGGCGCCCAGACCCTGAGCGCGCCGGTGCTCGTTGTGCCCTATACCGAGCGCGTCGAAGTCGAGCAGACCGATGACCAGGGCCGATCGACCGGCCGCGTCTGGCGCGATCGCACCGGCGCATGGACGTTCTTTCCCAAGACGATGGAGATGACCGGCACGATGTCGCCGTATCTGCGCCAGCTCGGCCTGCACGATGTGCGCATGTATGCACTCGGCGGTCAGCTGTCCGCGGACTTCGACGTGCGGATACCCGAGGACGCCGAGGGCGTGCCGCCCCGGAAGATCGGCACGCCGTGGATCGGCTACACCGTCGCCGATGTGCGCGGCCTGCGCGGTACGCCGCAGTTGCGTGTGGACGGTGCTGGCATCGCGCTGCACCAGGGTGCGGGCGGCGATGGCGGCACCGGTGTGCATGGTCTGTTGACGCGCCCCGCACTCGCCGGCGCGCCCTTGCGGCTGCGCACAGTGCTGGACTTCGAGCTCACCGGCGCCGAGACGCTGGCCGTCGTGCCACTGGCCGACGAGAACCGCGTCACGCTGGATTCCGCATGGCCGCATCCACAGTTCAACGGCCGCTTCCTGCCGCGCGCCCGTGAGGTCGGCAACAATGGCTTCCACGCGGAATGGGCGGTGTCCTCGCTGGCCAGCGACGCGCAGCTGCAGTACCGCAACGGCACGCGAGCCGATGCTGATACCGCATCGCTGCTGCGCGGACACGGCGACGCCGGCGTCGACGTACTCGGCATCTCGCTGGTCGACCCGGTGGATGCCTACACGCGCGCTGACCGCGCCAGCAAGTACGGCATCGTGTTCGTGCTGCTGACGTTCACCGCGTTCTTCATGTTCGAGATGCTGCGCGGCTTGCGCATCCACCCGATCCAGTACGGCCTGGTCGGTCTGGCGCTGGCCATCTTCTTCCTGCTGCTGCTCGGTCTGTCGGAGCACATCGCCTTCGACTGGGCTTACCTCGCAGCGAGTGGCGCCTGCATCGGCCTGATCGGCGTGTACCTGAGCGCGGTGCTGCGCAGCCGCGTGCGCGGGCTGGGTTTCGCGGCCGGACTGGGGCTGCTGTATGCCGCTCTGTACGGATTGCTGGTGTCGGAGGACAACGCGCTGGTGCTGGGCGCCGGCCTGCTGTTCGCGATCCTCGCTGCGATCATGCTGGTGACGCGCCGGGTCGACTGGTACCAGATCGCCGCCACGCCGACGGCGACACCGCCGCCTTTGCCGCCGCGCTGA
- the creC gene encoding two-component system sensor histidine kinase CreC, whose product MRIGLRILLGYFLIVALAAFLLMRVFTQEIKPGVRQAMEDTLADTANVLAELATDDFLAGRIDDGRFATRVRALRERDIGGNIWGFRKTQAEYRVYVTNADGIVVFDSAGRDLGRDYSRWNDVLLTLRGQYGARSTRTNPADDSTSVMHVAAPIRDGNRVVGVLTVAKPNSAIAPFIARSERTILRWGFLLLGTALAVGLLAAWWLSRQLGGLRRYADKVTAGERATLPDSAGEFADLGRALETMRERLEGKQYVERYVHALTHELKAPLAAVRGASELLESPLPDADRARFATSVREQSERMAQMIDKLLALAAVEHRQRIEQPTDIDVRTLIDAAVAPFADGGVQVRMDIGDALELRIRGDAFLLRQLLSNLVDNACDFSPADGVVDVTARSDGALLKIVVADRGPGVPEYALPRVFERFFSLPRPGGRSRSSGLGLAFAAEVATLHGGIVRLEHREGGGTRAIVELPLPATG is encoded by the coding sequence ATGCGCATCGGTCTGCGCATCCTGCTGGGCTATTTCCTGATCGTCGCGCTTGCGGCATTTCTGCTGATGCGCGTGTTCACCCAGGAGATCAAACCGGGCGTGCGGCAGGCGATGGAAGACACGCTGGCCGACACCGCCAATGTGCTCGCGGAGCTGGCGACGGACGACTTTCTCGCCGGGCGCATCGACGACGGCCGCTTCGCCACCCGCGTGCGCGCGCTGCGCGAGCGCGACATCGGCGGCAACATCTGGGGTTTCCGCAAGACCCAAGCCGAGTACCGCGTCTACGTGACCAACGCCGACGGCATCGTGGTGTTCGATTCGGCCGGCCGTGATCTCGGCCGCGACTACTCGCGCTGGAACGACGTGCTGCTGACCCTGCGCGGCCAATACGGCGCGCGCTCCACGCGCACCAACCCGGCTGACGACAGCACGTCGGTGATGCACGTCGCCGCGCCGATCCGCGACGGCAACCGTGTCGTCGGCGTGCTGACGGTGGCCAAGCCCAACAGCGCGATCGCGCCCTTCATCGCCCGCAGCGAACGCACGATCCTGCGCTGGGGGTTCCTGCTGCTCGGCACCGCGCTGGCAGTCGGCCTGCTCGCGGCGTGGTGGCTGTCGCGCCAGCTCGGCGGTCTGCGCCGGTATGCCGACAAGGTCACCGCCGGCGAGCGCGCGACGCTGCCCGATTCGGCCGGCGAGTTCGCTGACCTTGGCCGCGCGCTGGAAACCATGCGCGAGCGGCTGGAGGGCAAGCAGTACGTCGAGCGCTACGTGCATGCGCTGACCCACGAACTGAAAGCGCCGCTGGCGGCCGTGCGCGGCGCGTCCGAGCTGCTCGAATCACCGTTGCCCGACGCCGACCGCGCGCGCTTCGCGACCAGCGTGCGCGAACAGAGCGAGCGCATGGCGCAGATGATCGACAAGCTCCTTGCGCTGGCCGCGGTCGAGCATCGTCAGCGGATCGAGCAGCCGACCGATATCGACGTGCGCACCCTGATCGATGCGGCCGTCGCACCGTTTGCGGATGGCGGCGTGCAGGTGCGGATGGACATCGGAGACGCGTTGGAGCTGCGCATCCGCGGCGATGCCTTCCTGTTGCGGCAACTGCTGTCCAATCTCGTGGACAACGCCTGCGACTTTTCGCCGGCCGATGGCGTGGTCGACGTCACGGCTCGCAGCGACGGCGCGCTGCTGAAAATCGTCGTAGCCGATCGCGGCCCCGGTGTGCCGGAGTACGCACTGCCGCGGGTCTTCGAGCGTTTCTTCTCCCTACCGCGGCCCGGCGGGCGCAGCCGCAGCAGTGGTCTGGGGCTGGCCTTCGCGGCCGAGGTCGCGACGTTGCACGGCGGCATCGTGCGGCTGGAACACCGCGAGGGCGGCGGCACGCGCGCAATCGTCGAGTTGCCGCTGCCGGCCACCGGCTGA
- the creB gene encoding two-component system response regulator CreB has translation MSAILLVEDEIAIAETVVYALQADGHTVRHCLDGQQARAAVAEAAFDLAILDVGLPDISGFALCGELRRKAPLPVIFLTAQAAESERVLGFDLGADDYIAKPFSLRELVARVRVVLRRGVPDTAKGEATRSGAFEHDAEGRRIRYHGHALDLTRYEYGLLAALLARPGAVLSRMQLMDRVWGNALDSGDRTVDTHVKTLRGKLRAIAPEVDPLRTHRGIGYSLDLD, from the coding sequence ATGAGCGCCATCCTGCTGGTCGAGGACGAAATCGCGATCGCCGAGACCGTGGTCTATGCGCTGCAGGCCGACGGCCACACGGTGCGGCATTGTCTCGACGGGCAGCAGGCGCGGGCGGCCGTCGCTGAGGCCGCATTCGATCTGGCGATTCTCGATGTCGGCCTGCCCGATATCAGCGGCTTCGCGCTGTGCGGCGAACTGCGCCGCAAAGCGCCGCTGCCGGTAATCTTCCTGACCGCGCAGGCGGCGGAATCGGAGCGCGTGCTCGGCTTCGATCTCGGGGCTGACGATTACATCGCCAAACCGTTTTCGCTGCGCGAGCTGGTGGCGCGCGTGCGCGTGGTCCTGCGTCGCGGCGTGCCCGACACCGCGAAAGGCGAGGCGACGCGCAGCGGTGCATTCGAGCACGACGCCGAAGGCCGGCGCATCCGCTATCACGGCCATGCGCTCGATCTCACCCGCTACGAATACGGGCTACTGGCCGCGCTGCTGGCGCGGCCGGGCGCGGTGCTGTCGCGTATGCAACTGATGGATCGGGTCTGGGGCAATGCGCTCGACAGCGGGGACCGCACCGTCGACACCCACGTGAAAACCCTGCGCGGCAAGCTGCGCGCGATCGCGCCCGAAGTGGATCCGCTGCGCACGCATCGCGGCATCGGGTACTCGCTGGATCTCGACTGA
- a CDS encoding 23S rRNA (adenine(2030)-N(6))-methyltransferase RlmJ encodes MNYQHAFHAGNHADVLKHLVVLAICDALTAKPAPCFALDTHAGGGVYRLREERARRTGEADDGISLLLATAPKQPLIARYLAAVNACRAEHGADAYPGSPWLLAHALREQDRIACFETEPAAAGALRRALGADPRVAIHSGDGYSAFKSLLPPKIGDQRFNRGLVLVDPPYEAQAAEFEIALKAMREGLTRWPQGIQMLWYPIKQRRTLTPFLRSAAKLQTKSSLLVELLVRADDSPLRMNGSGLLILDPPWQLATALAPALDALKGAIGEAGADTRLHWLREPA; translated from the coding sequence ATGAATTACCAACACGCCTTCCACGCCGGCAACCACGCCGACGTCCTCAAGCACCTCGTGGTGCTCGCGATCTGCGATGCGCTGACCGCCAAACCCGCGCCCTGTTTCGCGCTCGACACCCACGCGGGCGGGGGCGTCTATCGCCTGCGCGAGGAGCGCGCCCGGCGCACCGGCGAGGCCGACGACGGCATCAGCCTGTTGCTGGCCACTGCGCCGAAGCAGCCGTTGATCGCGCGCTATCTGGCAGCGGTCAACGCCTGCCGGGCCGAGCACGGCGCCGATGCCTACCCCGGGTCCCCTTGGCTGCTGGCGCATGCCTTGCGCGAGCAGGATCGCATCGCCTGCTTCGAGACCGAACCGGCGGCAGCAGGCGCCCTGCGTCGGGCGCTGGGCGCCGATCCGCGCGTCGCGATCCATTCGGGCGACGGCTACTCGGCATTCAAATCGCTGCTGCCGCCGAAGATCGGCGACCAGCGCTTCAATCGCGGTCTCGTGCTGGTCGACCCACCCTACGAGGCGCAGGCGGCGGAGTTCGAGATCGCGCTCAAGGCGATGCGCGAGGGGCTGACGCGCTGGCCGCAGGGCATCCAGATGCTGTGGTATCCGATCAAGCAGCGTCGCACGCTGACGCCCTTCCTGCGTTCGGCCGCCAAGCTGCAGACGAAATCCTCGCTGCTGGTCGAACTGCTGGTGCGCGCCGACGACTCGCCGCTGCGCATGAACGGCAGTGGCCTGCTCATCCTCGATCCGCCGTGGCAACTGGCGACCGCGCTCGCCCCCGCGCTCGATGCATTGAAGGGCGCGATCGGCGAAGCCGGCGCTGACACGCGCTTGCACTGGTTGCGCGAGCCGGCCTGA
- a CDS encoding GNAT family N-acetyltransferase, whose translation MTARNRLPPWHEEIRLANGRQVLIRPIRPADAEPLRASFALLEPDEVRQRFLYAKAELSPETANRLTQPNPKSEFVLVAAEPYTPGDALVGAVARAAVLPGTRQAEFHILVSHYVAGMGLGRHMLRRLVRWAKGKRLERIFGDVLEENEPMLALAKSLSFQQQAVEAPGMVRVSLELKRQVVDTTPNVRLG comes from the coding sequence ATGACCGCACGTAACCGACTTCCCCCTTGGCACGAGGAGATCCGCCTCGCCAATGGTCGCCAGGTGCTGATCCGCCCGATCCGTCCGGCCGACGCCGAGCCGCTCCGTGCATCGTTCGCGCTGCTCGAGCCCGATGAGGTCCGGCAGCGATTCCTATACGCGAAAGCGGAACTCTCGCCCGAAACGGCGAACCGTCTGACCCAGCCGAATCCGAAGTCGGAATTCGTGCTGGTCGCCGCAGAGCCCTACACGCCGGGCGATGCGCTGGTGGGTGCGGTGGCTCGCGCAGCGGTATTGCCGGGCACGCGTCAGGCCGAATTCCATATTCTGGTGAGCCATTATGTCGCCGGTATGGGTCTGGGCCGGCACATGCTTCGGCGCCTGGTGCGCTGGGCCAAGGGCAAGCGCCTGGAGCGGATCTTCGGCGACGTGCTGGAGGAGAACGAGCCGATGCTTGCGCTGGCCAAGTCGTTGAGCTTCCAGCAGCAGGCGGTAGAGGCGCCGGGCATGGTCCGGGTGTCGCTCGAACTCAAGCGGCAAGTCGTCGACACGACGCCGAACGTGCGTCTGGGCTGA
- the mfd gene encoding transcription-repair coupling factor → MPHAVTVSPPLPTAGHARAWWRAPASRSALAWAVLQAARTHDGPLLLVARDNHGAQQLEHDLRTLGGDDHDLPVVPFPDWETLPYDRFSPHPDIVSQRLAALHRLPSLKRGIVVVPVQTLMQRLAPVLHVSGASFDLDVGQKLDLDAEKRRLESAGYAHVPQVHDPGDFAVRGGLLDVYPMGADQPYRIELFDDAIETIRAFDPESQRSLDKIAALRMLPGREVPLDDAATARAMDMLRERFDIDTRRSGLYQDLKAGAAPAGIEYYLPLFFEAPRRTLLDKGEAPLSTATLFDYLPANTLPVIDNGASPASDHFWTQQVLHRYDQLRHDIERPLLPPAELWLTPDALRERLNQGARVEVCDAKHPRHAQASALGDQPAPDLPLAARDHTPADALVTFLGSYPGRVLIAADSAGRREALLEILHAGKLRPSVLQDFPGFIADTDTKFAVAIAPLDNGFALDAPQLTVLTERQLFPERAAQPRRRKRAARDPESIIRDLGELSEGSPIVHEDHGVGRYRGLVVLEAGGQPGEYLDIEYAKGDRLYVPVSQLHLVNRYSGASPETAPLHSLGGEAWTKARKKAADKVRDVAAELLEIQAKRQARAGLALEVDRTMYEPFAAAFPFEETPDQHAAIEAMIRDLGSSQPMDRVVCGDVGFGKTEVAVRAAFVAAAAGKQVAVLVPTTLLAEQHYRTMADRFADWPIRVEVLSRFKSTKEIKTEIGKITDGTLDVIVGTHRLLQPDVKFKDLGLVIVDEEQRFGVRQKEALKALRANVHLLTLTATPIPRTLNMAMAGLRDLSIIATPPAHRLAVQTFVVPWDDAQLREAFQRELSRGGQVYFLHNDVESIGRMQRELEELVPEARIGIAHGQMPERELEKVMLDFNKQRFNVLLCSTIIESGIDIPNANTIIINRADKFGLAQLHQLRGRVGRSHHRAYAYLVIPDQRSISSDAKKRLEAIASMDELGAGFTLSTHDLEIRGAGELLGEGQSGQMAEVGFSLYTELLERAVRSVKQGKLPDADDVDARGADIELHVPALIPEDYLPDVHTRLMLYKRISSARDIDKLRELQVEMIDRFGLLPDPAKHLFQIADLKLQATALGLRKLDLGDKGGRVQFIEKPKVDPMAVIRLIQGQPKHYKMDGPDKLRITLELPDAETRIQAARGLLIALAPSQAAR, encoded by the coding sequence ATGCCGCACGCCGTCACCGTTTCGCCTCCCCTGCCCACCGCCGGTCATGCACGCGCCTGGTGGCGTGCGCCTGCCAGTCGCAGCGCTCTGGCGTGGGCAGTGCTGCAGGCGGCGCGGACGCACGACGGCCCGCTGCTGCTGGTCGCCCGCGACAACCACGGCGCGCAGCAGCTCGAACACGATCTGCGCACGCTGGGCGGCGATGATCACGACCTGCCGGTGGTGCCGTTCCCGGACTGGGAAACCCTGCCCTACGACCGATTCAGCCCGCATCCGGACATCGTGTCCCAGCGCCTCGCGGCCCTGCACCGGCTGCCGTCACTGAAGCGCGGCATCGTCGTGGTGCCGGTGCAGACGCTGATGCAGCGGCTGGCACCAGTCCTGCATGTGTCCGGCGCGAGCTTCGATCTGGATGTCGGCCAGAAGCTCGATCTCGACGCCGAAAAGCGCCGGCTCGAAAGCGCGGGCTACGCGCACGTGCCGCAGGTCCATGATCCGGGCGACTTCGCCGTGCGCGGCGGCCTGCTCGATGTCTACCCGATGGGCGCCGACCAGCCCTATCGCATCGAGCTGTTCGACGACGCGATCGAAACCATCCGCGCGTTCGATCCCGAATCGCAGCGCTCGCTCGACAAGATCGCTGCGCTGCGCATGCTGCCCGGCCGCGAAGTCCCGCTCGACGATGCCGCGACGGCGCGCGCGATGGACATGCTGCGCGAGCGTTTCGACATCGACACGCGGCGAAGCGGGCTTTACCAAGACCTCAAGGCCGGCGCCGCGCCGGCCGGCATCGAGTACTACCTGCCGCTGTTCTTCGAAGCACCGCGACGCACCCTGCTCGACAAGGGCGAGGCGCCGCTGTCGACGGCGACGCTGTTCGATTACCTGCCGGCAAATACGCTGCCGGTGATCGACAACGGCGCGTCGCCGGCGAGCGATCATTTCTGGACGCAGCAGGTGCTGCACCGCTACGACCAGCTGCGTCACGACATCGAACGTCCGCTGCTGCCGCCGGCCGAACTCTGGTTGACGCCGGACGCGCTGCGCGAGCGGCTCAACCAGGGCGCGCGCGTCGAGGTCTGCGACGCCAAACATCCGCGCCACGCGCAGGCGTCAGCGCTCGGCGACCAGCCGGCCCCCGATCTGCCGCTGGCCGCGCGCGACCATACGCCGGCCGATGCGCTGGTGACCTTCCTCGGCAGCTATCCGGGACGCGTGCTGATCGCCGCCGATTCGGCCGGTCGCCGCGAAGCACTGCTGGAAATCCTGCACGCGGGCAAGCTGCGGCCTTCGGTACTGCAGGACTTCCCGGGCTTCATCGCGGATACGGACACGAAGTTCGCCGTCGCGATCGCGCCACTCGACAACGGCTTCGCCCTCGATGCGCCGCAGCTGACGGTGCTGACCGAGCGCCAGCTGTTCCCCGAACGCGCCGCGCAGCCGCGTCGCCGCAAGCGGGCTGCGCGCGATCCTGAAAGCATCATCCGCGACCTCGGCGAACTGAGCGAAGGTTCGCCGATCGTCCACGAGGATCACGGCGTCGGCCGCTATCGCGGGCTCGTCGTGCTCGAGGCCGGTGGTCAGCCGGGCGAATACCTCGACATCGAATACGCCAAGGGCGATCGCCTCTACGTGCCGGTGTCGCAGCTGCATCTGGTCAACCGCTATTCGGGCGCGTCGCCGGAAACCGCGCCGCTGCATTCGCTCGGTGGCGAGGCCTGGACCAAGGCGCGCAAGAAAGCCGCCGACAAGGTCCGCGATGTCGCTGCCGAACTGCTGGAAATCCAGGCCAAACGGCAGGCGCGCGCCGGACTTGCGCTGGAAGTCGACCGTACGATGTACGAGCCGTTTGCGGCCGCGTTCCCGTTCGAGGAAACGCCCGACCAGCATGCAGCAATCGAAGCGATGATCCGCGATCTCGGCTCCAGCCAACCGATGGACCGCGTGGTCTGCGGCGACGTGGGTTTCGGCAAGACCGAAGTCGCGGTGCGCGCGGCCTTCGTCGCGGCCGCGGCCGGCAAGCAGGTCGCGGTGCTGGTACCGACCACGCTGCTCGCCGAGCAGCACTACCGCACGATGGCCGACCGTTTCGCAGACTGGCCGATCCGCGTCGAAGTGCTGTCGCGTTTCAAGAGCACCAAAGAGATCAAGACCGAGATCGGCAAGATCACCGACGGCACGCTCGACGTCATCGTCGGCACGCACCGGCTGCTGCAGCCGGACGTGAAGTTCAAGGATCTGGGTCTGGTGATCGTCGACGAGGAACAGCGTTTCGGCGTGCGCCAGAAGGAAGCGCTCAAGGCGCTGCGCGCGAACGTGCATCTGCTCACCCTCACCGCCACGCCGATCCCGCGCACGCTCAACATGGCGATGGCCGGTCTGCGCGATCTGTCGATCATCGCCACCCCGCCGGCGCATCGCCTCGCGGTGCAGACCTTCGTCGTGCCGTGGGATGACGCGCAGCTGCGCGAAGCCTTCCAGCGCGAACTCAGCCGCGGCGGCCAGGTGTATTTCCTGCACAACGATGTCGAGAGCATCGGCCGCATGCAGCGCGAGCTGGAAGAACTCGTGCCCGAGGCGCGCATCGGCATCGCCCACGGCCAGATGCCCGAGCGCGAGCTCGAAAAGGTGATGCTGGATTTCAACAAGCAGCGCTTCAACGTGCTGCTGTGCTCGACGATCATCGAGTCGGGCATCGACATCCCCAACGCCAACACGATCATCATCAATCGGGCCGACAAGTTCGGCCTCGCCCAGCTGCACCAGCTGCGTGGCCGCGTCGGTCGCTCGCACCATCGCGCCTATGCGTATCTGGTGATTCCCGACCAGCGTTCGATCAGCAGCGATGCGAAGAAGCGTTTGGAAGCGATCGCCTCGATGGACGAACTCGGCGCGGGCTTCACCCTGTCGACCCACGATCTGGAAATCCGTGGCGCCGGCGAGCTGCTGGGCGAGGGCCAGAGCGGACAGATGGCCGAGGTCGGGTTCAGCCTCTACACCGAGCTGCTGGAACGCGCGGTGCGCAGCGTCAAGCAGGGCAAGCTTCCGGATGCAGATGACGTGGACGCGCGCGGCGCCGATATCGAACTGCACGTGCCCGCGCTGATTCCCGAGGACTACCTGCCCGACGTACACACGCGCCTGATGCTCTACAAGCGCATCAGCAGTGCGCGCGACATCGACAAGTTGCGCGAGCTGCAGGTCGAGATGATCGACCGCTTCGGTCTGCTGCCCGATCCCGCGAAGCATCTGTTCCAGATCGCCGACCTGAAGCTGCAGGCGACCGCGCTCGGCCTGCGCAAGCTGGATCTCGGCGACAAGGGCGGCCGTGTGCAGTTCATCGAGAAGCCGAAGGTCGATCCGATGGCGGTGATCCGCCTGATCCAGGGACAGCCGAAGCACTACAAGATGGATGGCCCTGACAAACTGCGCATCACCCTCGAGCTGCCGGACGCCGAGACGCGCATCCAGGCGGCGCGTGGACTGCTGATCGCGCTGGCGCCGTCGCAGGCGGCGCGGTGA
- a CDS encoding virulence factor family protein gives MRLLWICVFTLVCALPAAAQERVSHGFFHDVALTRPAQPATHTVLLLGPGDDTATAAALARDGALVAAINVTRLQAAFAKDAGPCAFPDGDLENLSHWLQGYARLPDYRPPVLVGQGDGAAIVYAMAAQANRGVFAGVITRGALPPLALGKPPCKGAGTLFKASTPVPKTVALQAVQKLATPWLAFGDARELPELQAFAAPINGAAMRAHGNALPPLVSAVRAFATASARTQPAPPPADVRDLPLVEVPATGTAQPVFAVLLSGDGGWAGLDAEVATALAARGIPVVGFDSLRYFWSARTPDWLARDLDRVVRAYAARWQRPQVLLIGYSQGADVLPFAVNRLPASTRATVAHTVLMGLGKRASFEFHVGNWLSAGDDDALDIAPEVLRLSAEHTLCIEGEGDSDATCAALPPGHVTVRTLPGGHHFGGDYTRLTDLILSSTGNAPR, from the coding sequence ATGAGACTGCTGTGGATCTGCGTGTTCACACTGGTGTGCGCGTTGCCTGCGGCCGCGCAGGAGCGCGTGAGCCACGGCTTCTTTCATGACGTGGCGCTGACGCGTCCGGCGCAGCCGGCCACGCACACCGTGCTGCTGCTGGGACCGGGCGACGACACTGCGACCGCGGCCGCGCTCGCGCGCGACGGTGCGCTGGTCGCCGCGATCAACGTCACGCGTCTGCAGGCCGCATTCGCGAAGGATGCCGGTCCCTGCGCCTTCCCCGATGGCGATCTCGAAAATCTTTCGCACTGGCTGCAGGGCTATGCGCGGCTGCCGGATTATCGGCCCCCGGTGCTGGTCGGGCAGGGCGATGGCGCTGCGATCGTCTATGCAATGGCTGCGCAGGCGAATCGCGGTGTGTTCGCCGGTGTGATCACGCGCGGCGCGCTGCCGCCGCTCGCGCTCGGCAAGCCGCCGTGCAAGGGCGCGGGCACGTTGTTCAAGGCGTCGACGCCGGTGCCGAAGACGGTGGCGCTGCAGGCGGTGCAGAAGTTGGCGACGCCATGGCTCGCGTTCGGCGATGCGCGCGAACTGCCGGAATTGCAGGCGTTCGCTGCCCCCATCAACGGCGCCGCGATGCGTGCGCACGGCAACGCACTGCCGCCGCTCGTCTCTGCCGTCCGCGCATTCGCCACGGCCTCGGCACGCACGCAGCCTGCGCCACCGCCGGCCGACGTGCGTGATCTGCCGCTGGTCGAGGTGCCCGCAACCGGCACCGCGCAGCCGGTGTTCGCCGTACTGCTCAGCGGCGACGGGGGCTGGGCAGGCCTCGATGCCGAAGTCGCTACCGCGCTCGCCGCGCGCGGCATTCCGGTCGTCGGCTTCGATTCGCTGCGCTATTTCTGGTCCGCGCGGACACCCGATTGGCTCGCCCGCGATCTGGACCGCGTGGTGCGTGCGTATGCCGCGCGCTGGCAGCGCCCGCAGGTGCTGCTCATCGGCTACTCGCAGGGCGCCGACGTGCTGCCGTTCGCGGTCAATCGTCTGCCGGCCTCGACGCGCGCGACCGTCGCGCACACGGTGCTGATGGGGCTTGGCAAGCGCGCGTCGTTCGAGTTCCACGTCGGCAACTGGCTGTCGGCCGGCGACGACGATGCACTGGACATCGCACCGGAAGTGCTGCGTCTGTCGGCCGAGCACACGCTGTGCATCGAAGGCGAGGGCGACAGCGACGCGACCTGCGCGGCGTTGCCGCCGGGCCACGTCACCGTGCGCACGCTGCCCGGTGGTCACCACTTCGGCGGCGACTACACGCGGCTTACTGATCTGATTCTGTCCAGCACGGGCAACGCACCGCGCTGA